Within the Nocardioides exalbidus genome, the region ACGGCGGCGAGCAGCACCTGCTTGCTCTCGAAGTGGTGGTAGATCGCGCTCGGCTGCACCTCGAGCTCGGTGCCGAGCCGGCGCATGGTCAGCGACGCCAGGCCGCCCCGATCGAGCAGCGAGATCGCGTGGTCGAGCACGTCGGAGCGGTGGTGGGGCACGTCGCCCTCCCCTCTCGTCGTTGACGTGTGGACCCGGCGACCCTAACCTGAACACCGTTCAACTGATCACCGTTCAGGTAGAGGATCCCCCGCATGAGCACTCGTCGCAACCCCGGCACCGACATCGCCCTGATCGCCGCGTTCGCCGCCCTCGTCGCGGCCTGTGCCCTGCTGCCCGCGATCAAGGTCGCCGGCCCGGTGCCGATCACCCTGCAGACCTTCGCGGTGCTGCTCTCCGGCGCGGTGCTCGGCAGCCGCCCCGGCTTCCTCGCCGTCCTGCTCTACGTCGCCGGCGGCGCCGCCGGGCTGCCGATCTTCTCCGGCGGAGCGGCCGGCCTTGCGGTGCTGACGGGCCCGACCGCGGGCTACCTCGTCGGGTTCGTCTTCGCCGCCGCGCTCTGCGGCGCGATCGTCGAGCGGCTCCCCCGCCGCTCGCTCGTCAGCCCGGTCGCCATCTTCTGCGCCGGCCTGCTCAGCTCGGCACTGTTCATCCACACGCTCGGCATGGCCGGTCTCGTGCTCCGTGCCGACCTCACGTGGGGCCAGGCGTGGGACATCGACAAGATCTTCTGGATCGGCGACCTGCTCAAGAACGTCGCGATGGCGCTCGTCGCCACCGCCGTCCACCGCGCCTTCCCCGACCTGCTCGGCCGGCCGGTCACCGCGACCGCCGAGGCGCGGCCCCAGGGCACGCCCGCCACGTGAGCGAGATCCGCCTCGAGCAGGTCACCGTCACGGTCCCGACCCACGACGGCACCCGCGAGATCCTCCACGAGACGACGCTCCACCTCACCGAGCGGAGGGTCGCCCTGATCGGACCCAACGGCTCGGGCAAGTCGACCCTCGCCCGGCTCGTCAACGGGCTGGTCCCCGCGACCACCGGCCGCGTGCTCGTCGACGGCCTCGACGTGGCACGGGAGGGACGCGACGTACGACGCCGGGTGGGGTTCATGTTCACCGACCCCGCCGCGCAGCTGGTGATGCCGACCGCGCGCGAGGACGTGGCACTATCGCTGCGACGCCAGGTGAAGGACAAGGCGGACCGGCTGGCCCGGGCCGACCGGGTCCTCGCGGACCACGGGCTCGAGGGCTTCGGCGACCGCAGCGTGCACGCGCTGTCCGGCGGCGAGGGCCAGCTGCTCGCGCTCGCCGGCGTGCTCGCGACCGAGCCGTCGATCCTCGTGGCCGACGAGCCGACCACCCTGCTCGACCTCGGCAACAGCCGGAGGATCGGCGAGCTGCTGCTCGGCCTCTCCCAGCAGGTCGTCGTCGTCACCCACGACCTCGAGCTCGCCGCGCGGTGCGACCGTGCGCTGCTGGTGCGCCACGGCCGGGTGGAGCTCGACGGAGACCCGGCCGACGTGGTCGAGCACTACCGGCGGTCGGCGTGAGCGCCCAGCTGCTCGGCCTGCACCAGCCCGGTACGACGCCCCTGCACCGGCTCCCGGCCGGCGCGAAGCTGCTCGGCCTGATGGTCGCCAGCCTCGTCGTGGTCGTCGTACGCGGGCCGGGGTCGGCGGTCGCGTTCCTGGCTGTCGCGGCCGGGCTGCTGGTGTGGTCGGGTGCCCGGCTCGGGCTCACCCTCCGGGCGATGCGGTGGCTGCTGCTGACGGCGGCGATCCTCGGCGCGTGGACGGTGTGGCAGAACGGCTGGCCGCGCGCGGTCGAGGTCGTCGGAGACCTGGTCGCGCTGATCCTGCTCGCGACGACGCTGACCGTGACGACGCCGGTCGACGAGGTGCTCGACGCGGTGTCACGCGGGTTGCAACCGTTGCGGCGGGTCGGGGTCGATCCCGAGGCAGTGGCCCTGGCCTTCTCGCTGATGCTGCGGGCGATCCCGACCACGATCATGCTGGCCGAGGAGTCGCGCGACGCCGCCGTCGCGCGGGGTCTCGAGCGCTCACCCCGGGCTCGGTTGATCCCCTTCGTGATCCGCGTCGTCGCCCGGGCCCGCGACACCGGCGACGCGCTCCACGCGCGCGGGATCGGCGACTGATCGCTGACCCGGGAGTCACCGGATATCCGGTGACCACCCCGCTTCGTAGGCAAGATCTCGGCCGACAACCGGGAGACTCGGGTGCACAGCCCTTCCGATGGCCCCTCAGCCCGTCGGCCGGTTGACGAACCAGCGGTGCCCGAAGGGGTCGCGGAAGACCGCCACCCGACCGGCGGGCGGGCTGTCCTCGGGGCCGCGGTCGAGCGTCACGCCCGACGCGACGACGCGGCCGCACACCGTGTCGACGTCGTCGACCTCGAGGTGGAGCGAGACGCTCGCACCGCGGGAGGCGTCGGGCGCCGCGACCCCGGCGGAGTCGAACTCGTCCGACATCATCCAGCGACCGCCACCGACGGCGAGCTCGACGTGGCCGACGCGGCCGTCGTCCATCAGGATCGGCTCGAGGACGACCTCGGCGCCCAGGACGTCGACGTACCACTCGATCGCGGCACGCGCGTCCGCCACGCAGAGGTACGGCGTCAGCTGGCCCATGGCAGCCATGTCACCAGCCGGGCGGCCGCCTGTCCACCCACGGCGCTGCCTCCTCGACCTGGGCCGAGAGCGCGAGCAGCAGCTCCTCCTCGGCCGGCCGGGCGGCGAGCATCACGCCGACCGGGAGCCCGTGGTCGGTCCAGTGGAGCGGGAGCGACACCGCCGGCATGCCGGTGACGTTCCACGCGCTGGTCCAGGGCGTGAAGTCCTTCTGGTTCGCGAAGTCGCGCGCCGGATCGGCGTCGTCGCGCAGCTCGCCCACCAGCGCCGGCGGGCGGGCGAGGGTCGGGGTGAGGACGACGTCGTACGGCGCGAGGGCGGCAAGGGCGGCGGCCGCGTGGCGACGCAGGCTGCCGATGGCGAGGCCGAATTCGGGGCCACTGACCGCGCGGCCGCGCTCGCCGAGCCAGCGGGTGAGCGGTCGCAGTCGGTCCTCGCGTCCGGGCGGCGCCGGCGACAGGGCCGTCAGCACGGCCCAGCAGGTCTCGAAGTCGGCGACCGCCGCCGGCGGGATCGGGACCGGCACGTCCTCGACGTC harbors:
- a CDS encoding TetR/AcrR family transcriptional regulator, whose translation is MPHHRSDVLDHAISLLDRGGLASLTMRRLGTELEVQPSAIYHHFESKQVLLAAV
- a CDS encoding biotin transporter BioY, with translation MSTRRNPGTDIALIAAFAALVAACALLPAIKVAGPVPITLQTFAVLLSGAVLGSRPGFLAVLLYVAGGAAGLPIFSGGAAGLAVLTGPTAGYLVGFVFAAALCGAIVERLPRRSLVSPVAIFCAGLLSSALFIHTLGMAGLVLRADLTWGQAWDIDKIFWIGDLLKNVAMALVATAVHRAFPDLLGRPVTATAEARPQGTPAT
- a CDS encoding energy-coupling factor ABC transporter ATP-binding protein: MSEIRLEQVTVTVPTHDGTREILHETTLHLTERRVALIGPNGSGKSTLARLVNGLVPATTGRVLVDGLDVAREGRDVRRRVGFMFTDPAAQLVMPTAREDVALSLRRQVKDKADRLARADRVLADHGLEGFGDRSVHALSGGEGQLLALAGVLATEPSILVADEPTTLLDLGNSRRIGELLLGLSQQVVVVTHDLELAARCDRALLVRHGRVELDGDPADVVEHYRRSA
- a CDS encoding energy-coupling factor transporter transmembrane component T family protein; protein product: MSAQLLGLHQPGTTPLHRLPAGAKLLGLMVASLVVVVVRGPGSAVAFLAVAAGLLVWSGARLGLTLRAMRWLLLTAAILGAWTVWQNGWPRAVEVVGDLVALILLATTLTVTTPVDEVLDAVSRGLQPLRRVGVDPEAVALAFSLMLRAIPTTIMLAEESRDAAVARGLERSPRARLIPFVIRVVARARDTGDALHARGIGD
- a CDS encoding VOC family protein, whose translation is MAAMGQLTPYLCVADARAAIEWYVDVLGAEVVLEPILMDDGRVGHVELAVGGGRWMMSDEFDSAGVAAPDASRGASVSLHLEVDDVDTVCGRVVASGVTLDRGPEDSPPAGRVAVFRDPFGHRWFVNRPTG